Genomic window (Blastocatellia bacterium):
CTTTTGATAATTTGAACGCCATTGATTTGCAGAAGAATAAAAATTTCTTACAAGAGTTTCAAAATCAAGACCATTAAGCTTTTTCATTTCACTGCCAAGGCATAAAAAAACCGTTGTTCCAGAGCTATTAAGCGATAAATAAGTGCCATCTTCAGAGCCAGGTTGATTAGCAATATATTCTTTTACTTGGCTAGGAATCCCACTAGTATTTTTATCTAAAATAGTATAAAAACATAAAGTTCCATCTGGTGCTAGTTCCATAGTTAATTGAACGGATTCATCACCATCCCCAAGAAGTAGAGAACAGCGATTTTGATCATTTAGTTCTAAATCAGGTAGCCCAATCATTTCACCAAAGTTTTGAAGTAGACCATTTAACAAATTAACATCTTGTTGTGAACTGCTGCTACGTCCACCACTGCTTTGTTGTTGATTTTGATTTTGCTGTTGAATTGCTGCATTAGGTTGACTATTAACACGTCCTAAGCCAGCAAAGGCAGAACTAGAACTGCTAGAAGTACTGGAAGTGCTACTAGTGCTAGAGTTTCTACTGACGCTAGATGTATTAGAGGAACTATTAACAGAGCTAGAAACTTGTCTTAAAGCCATAGCTTTTTCCTTAATTTGTAAGTTGATTGATAAAGTATTTAAGTTATCGGCTAAATTAGATTATAAGTTGACATAAGGCTCTTTGATTATACTACGTTGATTTGATATGGCGAGAGTTTTTAGCAAAATGAAAAAGGTATCCTAATTTTTAGGATACCTTTATTTAATATGAGAGTTAGAAAATTATAGAGAACTCTTTAGAAAGAAATTGTCGATTTTTTCGGCTGCTTTAATTCCTGGCATATTAGTAGTATTCATTAGCTCTACACCAGAAAGCTTAAAGCCACTAGAAAAACCTGAATTATTGATAATATCTTTGGCAAAACGTAGCTTTAATGTATGGTTGCCGGGAGTTAATTCTTGAGCATCTTGAGACCATGCAATAGGCTCATTATTAGTTCCAAGTAAATTGCCACGTAAATAGTAGCGGCCTGCTTGACTAACTTTAACATTTACTTCTACTACTAAATCAGAATCAGTTAAAGTTTCTTGACCAACACTTAATAACTTAGCATTAGCTTTACCAGCAATTACATCAATAGCTCCATGTCTTAATAGCTGTAAGCCTTGTGTTGTAGTTGCTTTAGCTTCAACAACAAAGGTTTGAATACCTTGGAAATCATTGCTATTAATTGTTGTAGTATAAATGCCGTCGCTAGTTTCGCTTAAACTTAGAGTAGCTTTACTACCCTTAGCTTTTGCTTGAAGTTGTGCGCCAGAAATAGACTTTTCACCATCTTTTAATTGTGCAAATAAAGTAATACCATTGCTATTGTCACGGCCATTATCAGTTAGCCAAACTTTTAATTCTGGCCCACCAACGTCATTAACAATAATATCTACTGGAGTTGTGGCTTGAACTACATTGACTGTATAGTTACCGGGAGTCATTTTTTGTTTACGATCAGTTACTAGTAAAACACCTTCACCACCACGACCCATTACTACTTGGCTCATTTCATAAGCTGGGATTGCATTATTACGGCTATGTGGTTCTACAGGAATTTTGCTACCGCGAGGGTCAGATAGTTCTACATTTAGCTGGCTATCCTCAGCAGAAAAAACACCTATTCTTGCACGTTCACCAGATATAGGTAATTTAATATTTTTAGCCTTAACACCTTCCATTACAAATAATGTTGAGCTAACAGAAACAATATCTGTTTCCATTTGTAAAGCTTCTTGAGTTAAACGGCCTGTATCACCGCGGCTAGAAACAGGTTCTTTAGCTAAACGTTCTTGTTCTAATTGAACTATAGACTTAATTTTAGCTTTTTCTGGTGTGCTATTTTCTACACGCTGTGTTAGTGCTACGGCGGTGACTAATAAAATAACTGTTGTAAGTAATAATCCAAATTTTCTCATTTCATCCTCCTAATATTTATTAGCCTACCAACCATATTGGCCGATAGTGTCCCCAATGTAACCAGGGTCATCATTATGACGGTTATGGTCGTGATTAGCAGTGGTGTTAAACCAGTCGCCACCAGGCGCACCTATATAATGCGCACTTGAAACATCTACTAAACCATCATTTGAACCATTAAAAGGTGCTAGTAATGATAAAGTGCCTAAACCTACATCAGTAAGGTGGTAAATATGATTAAGTGTGTTGGTTCCAGCTACAGTGTAGAATGATTTTGTTCTTTGATTATCACGTAACCAGTTTTGACCTGCATATTGAAGGTGAGATGTAGTTAAAACTTTTGAGGAATTGGAATTGTTATCTACCAAGCTAACAATCCAAGAAGTAAAAGCACTATTAGAAAGAGTTGACCCTAGGTCAGCTACTGCGCTACCGCCATGAGGAGTTGCTAAAGTAATTACATGACTTGTTGCAGCATTGATGCGAGCAAAATTTGAACCACGATAATTATAATAAGGGGAAGAAGTGCTGCTATTGCAAAGGATAAAGCGCATTTGGATTCCACCATAAGAGTGGGTGACAAAAACTAATCTTTCATTTGGATATGAATTAAGGTAATTATTTACTTGTGTTGCTATATCGCCAACTGTATCCCAATAATATTGAGTACCATCATAAGAAACTACTAAAGATCTTGCTGCATAGTTTCTTGTTGAAGCGCGAATCATATCAGTTGTCCAATAATTATTTGTAACATTAGCAACAGTGTCTTTCTTATCACCTTTACCATGAACAAATACTAATGTTACAGCTTCAGCCGTTTGAACACCGTAAGCAAAAAATATCGCAAACATAAGGAAACTAAGTAGATATTTCCCAAGTGCCTTTCCTAAAAGCATGACTTTCTCCTTAAGCATTTATTTTGATTTATTATAGATTTGATTGATGTTTGATTGTTAACATTAATAGCAACTACTGTGCCAAAAGGATAAAACCAATAATAATCTGACTAATCAGTCAGCTATTTATTGTAATAATAAGGCTTTACCTACTGGTAGAGATATTTAAAATAATTTTTATAAATGTATACCTAGTATCCAATAAAATTAGAATAAACTGTAATTAATTGAGAAATAAGAGTTTAATAACTGTTAATATTTCTTTACAGTTGTAAAATAACTTTACACTAAGGACTATTTCTAGTAGTAGATTTTTGGTTTATTCTAAAATTTTCTGCTTTTTGATTAAAATAGGTGGTTGAAATCTGGATAAAAATTTTTTTTGTAAAAATTAGTTCGTAGGCGTACAAATAAAGACAACCATTTGATAATTTGATAAAATGCTCGCACATTATAAGGGTCTATCAAAATTTAGCTAAAATCAAAAATAATAAGCTTGCTTCTATATTAATTAACAACAGTTAACTAATAAATTATCATATGTATTTTTATTAGTATAAATTTGTAAGCTGAATTTAAGATGTTATTAACCACCCAAGGATTTTTTCTTATTAAGTGTTGGTGAAAGCCCTGTAATGGCAAAGTTGGTTAGTGATTTTTCAAACTAGAAAAAGCGTTTTTAGCTAAATAAGAATTAATTTAACTAGACAAATGGTAATAGGTCTTTTAACTAAAGAATGAATTAAAGCTAAATGAAACAAAAAACAAACTATTATTAATGAACATATTAATCAAGAAAATAAAGAACAAATAGATTTAATTAATTCATTAGAAGAAATAGGGCAATCTCTATCTATATTAACTTTACAAATACAAAATTTGGCAGAAAAACTACGCAACCAAAATAAATAAAATAATGTAACTGCAAAACATTATTTTAGGCTTTGGATAAATAACAAATCTGAATCTAGCCCAGATTGGGTAATGAAAATGGTTGCTTAACTATGCTAATATTGCTAAAACTTTGACTCAACATATGAAGGTATCGACTTAAACTAGGAGGATTTATGAGTTTATTTGCAAGGGTGTGGGAAGCTATTAAAAAGTTATTTCGTCGTGAGACTCCTACTAAATTAGATTTAGGAACACCTGCTTTAGAACAAAGACAAGAAAATCAATTTACCCCACCCCCTGAGCCACCAAAGCCAATAATGCCCCCTGCTCCTAAAATTGAGCCACCAAAACCATTAACACCACCTGCTCCTGAACCAGTGAAAGCGTCTCTACCATCTGTTCCAAAACCAATTGCACCACCACCAATGCCACCACCAATGCAGCCACCACCGCCTAAAATGGCACCACCACCGCCAAGGATTGAAAGTCCAGTGGCACCTCCTCCTATACCTGCTCCAATTCATCCACCTGTGATGGATACAAAACCGTTAAGCCCTACTTATAACGAGCCAGCAAAAATGACTCCACCTCCACCTCCACCTGCTCCTGTTAGCCGCCCTGAAGTAAGAGCAACTAGTATGATGGAAGAAGGTTTAGGTGCTACTAACCCTCTTACAGCAGGGGATCTTCCTCCTATACCTGCTTCTAAATCAGGGACAGCTAGTAGATTTGCTACTGTTCAACCTATGTCTAGCCCACTTTCAGCAAATCCTAATATGGGTGCGTTTCCAGAAACTCAAGCTCCAGTAGCTCCACCAAAACCAATGGCACCGCCACCCCAAGCAGTACAACCCATTACACCAATGGCACCACCACCCCAAGCAGTGCAACCTATTACACCAATAGCACCGCCAAAACCACCACCACCTATGCCACCTATGCCATCATCATCGCAAGGAATGCAAAATATGCCTCCAATGGCCCCACCAAGGCCAGCGGCCCCGCCACCACCACCACAAGCCGTGCAACCACCTACAGCACCAAAACCAATGGCTCCACCTGTGCCAATGGATAGCCCAAGAATACCAACACCACCAATACCACAAGTTCCAGCACCACCACAAACTGCACCAATGCCACCAATGCCACAACAAAAGGCACCAGCACCGCCACCAATACAACCGCCTAAACCAGCTATGCCAAGTATGCCAAAAG
Coding sequences:
- a CDS encoding type III secretion system chaperone, coding for MALRQVSSSVNSSSNTSSVSRNSSTSSTSSTSSSSSSAFAGLGRVNSQPNAAIQQQNQNQQQSSGGRSSSSQQDVNLLNGLLQNFGEMIGLPDLELNDQNRCSLLLGDGDESVQLTMELAPDGTLCFYTILDKNTSGIPSQVKEYIANQPGSEDGTYLSLNSSGTTVFLCLGSEMKKLNGLDFETLVRNFYSSANQWRSNYQKLSKPMTASSALLNRPAAKDKKVKVERYIDKATGFLTIAYIIYRMGGILA